From Nicotiana tabacum cultivar K326 chromosome 22, ASM71507v2, whole genome shotgun sequence, one genomic window encodes:
- the LOC107782738 gene encoding uncharacterized protein LOC107782738 codes for MTDEVINSTITTNNNNKFPLNDNIDTNNIVKVPKLSVNGNNGEKTINTKEKKKQGAFSFLRAASLKLRRRSIDLKHQKISQELVPNADSKGDNWKKLVGSMRPLHLQDNQSPPTPHQPPPVKSPSPMVECCENVSSPSPSTSSAGTMSQYASANNLQELYGESSDDEEEDPDQVFDAIGADEMIDAKAENFIAQFYEQMRRQQ; via the exons ATGACAGACGAGGTAATCAACTCCACAATCACcaccaacaacaataataaatttcCACTTAATGATAACATTGACACCAACAACATTGTCAAAGTACCAAAATTAAGTGTCAATGGTAATAATGGAGAAAAAACAATCAATACCAAGGAGAAGAAAAAGCAAGGTGCTTTCAGCTTCCTCAGAGCTGCATCGCTCAAGCTGCGCCGTCGATCTATTGATCTAAAGCATCAGAAAATTTCTCAG GAACTGGTGCCTAATGCGGATTCAAAAGGAGATAATTGGAAGAAGCTGGTGGGTTCAATGAGGCCTTTACATCTCCAAGACAATCAATCACCACCAACTCCCCACCAGCCGCCGCCGGTGAAATCTCCGTCACCGATGGTAGAATGCTGTGAAAATGTGTCCTCTCCATCACCCTCTACTTCCTCTGCAGGAACCATGAGTCAGTATGCTTCAGCAAATAATCTCCAAGAACTCTACGGTGAGAGCAGCGACGATGAAGAGGAAGATCCTGACCAGGTATTTGATGCAATTGGAGCAGACGAGATGATTGATGCAAAAGCAGAGAATTTCATAGCTCAATTTTACGAACAAATGAGGCGTCAACAGTGa